The Arabidopsis thaliana chromosome 5, partial sequence genomic interval AAATCTGtgtgaaccaaaaaaaaaaaaaaaaacagaaattttaatattcaaactttatattaattgttgaatatttcAATGTTAAAAACAGTGAAATGAATCAATGTCACAACAGTTTTgaccaaaaggaaaaagaattgGTGTCACAAcaattttgaccaaaaaaagaaaagaattgagGTCACACTCACAACAATAGTCAATAACCAAAGCTACTTTAGCTTCATGGATATGGACCAAACATAAGTTATGAATTATAATACTGGGCCGAAAACTCAAAGCCCATATGTATAAGATTCACGTTGTTCGAAATCTTTTCCCactaaacaataattttataattaaacctAAAGTATGTCCACGTGGATACCATCAATTGGTTCACCACAGCATTAGCTTTCACATCACACGAGAAGCTTCGTCTctaactaaaaccaaaaatactCCAGCTCCTTCACCactctctatttctctctccaaattcatttcttctctctttaagACAAGAAGTTATGGCGGATTGGGGCCCAGTGTTGATCGCCGTGATCCTCTTCGTAGTTCTATCGCCGGGGCTTCTTTTCCAGATTCCGGCGGGAGGTCGAGTTGTCGAATTCGGTAATATGCAGACGAGTGGCGCTTCGATTCTCGTTCACGCCATCATTTTCTTTGGTCTCATCACTATCTTTACCATCGCCATAAACGTCCACATCTATTCCGGTTAACTGTTTAGCCAGACAAACCGGTGCTGCTTGgttttatttcaatttgattGTAAGGTctggatttgttttgtttgtaacaTTTTCGGATTTGtgaatataatcaaaatttcacCAAATGATACAACAtccagttttgtttttgaatct includes:
- a CDS encoding transmembrane protein, putative (DUF 3339) (Protein of unknown function (DUF 3339); CONTAINS InterPro DOMAIN/s: Protein of unknown function DUF3339 (InterPro:IPR021775); BEST Arabidopsis thaliana protein match is: Protein of unknown function (DUF 3339) (TAIR:AT3G48660.1); Has 274 Blast hits to 269 proteins in 15 species: Archae - 0; Bacteria - 0; Metazoa - 0; Fungi - 0; Plants - 274; Viruses - 0; Other Eukaryotes - 0 (source: NCBI BLink).), which produces MADWGPVLIAVILFVVLSPGLLFQIPAGGRVVEFGNMQTSGASILVHAIIFFGLITIFTIAINVHIYSG